Genomic DNA from Bacilli bacterium:
CGGCGTGCTGATTTATTCCGTTTATGATATGGCCAATCGTCTGAACCACTTGATTCAGTACCGGTACACGATGGAAATCAAACAAAAAGAAGCGCAATTGCGGATATTGTACCAACAGATCAATCCGCACCTGCTTTACAACACATTGGAGAGCATCTATTGGAAAAGCTCGCTGGAAGGGCATTCGGAAGCGGCCGAGATGATCAAGGAATTGGCCAAGTTGATGCGGATCGGATTAAGCCGCGGGAGAGAATTGATCACCCTGCGGGAGGAAATGGAACATGCTTCGGCTTATGCCCGGCTGCAGCAAAAAAGGTATGAATCCGGTTTTCGCATCCATTTTCGCATTGAAAGCGACACGCTGGACAACCTCATTCCCAAAATTACGCTGCAGCCCTTGATAGAAAACGCCATTGTCCACGGTGTGCGCAACATGGGAGAGGATGGAGAAATTGTCGTATCCGCCGAGGCGGCGGATCATAAGGTGATCATACGCGTCGAAGACAACGGGTATAAAGCGGTTGATTACGCGGCAATCGATCAGATGCTGAACGGGGAAAACGCCGCTCCCCCGCTCGGCTACGGGCTGCGAAACGTCCATGAACGCATTCGGCTGCATTTTGGCGCCGAATACGGACTGCGCTTCGCTCCGCGAGAGCAGGGCGGCACCGTGGTAACAATCACTTTGCCCGAATGCCGGGAAGAGCCGCCATCCTATGCCGGGTAAAAGAGGAGGAGACAAACGGTGTACAATATTTTGATCGTGGATGACGAACCGTTGATCTGCAAAGGATTGAGCAATCTTCTTTCGTCCGCGGGACTCGATATCGAAAACGTATTTACCGCCTATAGCGGGCACGAAGCGCTCGATTATTTGCGGATGGAAGATATCGATCTGCTTGTGACGGATATCCAGATGGGCGTAATGAGCGGGATCGAATTGATGCACCAGGCGAAAATCATCAAGCCGTGGGTGCAAACGATTATCATTTCGGCCCATGAGACGTTTCAGTATGCGCAACTGGCCATTCGTTTGGGCGCAAAGGACTATATCATCAAGCCGATACAAGGCGACCAATTTCTCGATTCCGTGCGAAACGTGCTGCTTAAAATGGAAAAAAACCATTTGGATCAGGAACAATTGCTGGCGAAGCTGCGCCAGGATTTTCACATGGACGAGCCGCCGCCCGCGATCATGGAAGTGTTGCGCAGGCTGATGAACGATCCGGCGAATTTCGCGGACTTCGCCCTCTTAAAGGAGCGTTATCAGATTGATTTGTCGGGCCCATATTTTTCCGTTATCAAAGTAAGGCTGGATCTTGCGCGCGATTCGGAGGGCCACGAACTCACCGATCGGGACCGCGCCCTTTTGCGGTACGCTTCTTTGAATATTATCAACGAGCTATTGGAAAAAGAATGGAGCCATTGCGCTTTTTATTCCGCGGATCGGGAAATCAGCATCATCATCCAATGGAACGAAAACAATTTCCAGGAACAAGGCGGCAGCAAAATCAATCATCTCGACATGATCGGCCGCAGCGTTCACCACAACATCAGTCGCTACCTCGGGGTTTCCTGCGTGGTGGGAATCAGTCAAATCCTAAAGGGGCGCGAATTTCTGGGCGTTTTGAATGAGCAGGCCCGCAAAGCGATCGATTGGAACCGGGAACATAACGATCATAACGTGTTTTACTATGGCGATTTCAACTTGCGCTTGTATGCCGATGATCCCACTTCCGAGGAACTGTCCGCCCAAAACAACACGATCGTGCGGGAGGCGAAGGAATACATCGACCGCAACTATATGCAAAAAGGGCTGACGTTGCAGGAAGTGGCGCAAAAAAAGCATGTAAGCCCGAATTACCTGAGTTACTTGTTCAAAAAATACACCGGTTACAATGTGTGGGAATACGTCATCAAGCAGCGGATGGAAGAAAGCAAGCGGCTGCTGATGAACACGGACCTGAGACGGTATGAAATCGCGGAAAAAGTCGGCTACGAATCACCGGAGCATTTCAGCAAAATATTCAAAAAATATTTCGGCGTAAGCCCGAGCGACATGAAGAAGTAAAAACGCCCATAATTCGCATAATTCTGCACATGGTCAGGTTTTTCTCCCCTTTTTATAATGAACCATAACGATAAAAAGGAATGAGGGAGACCCGATGAACCAAACCACTGTTCCAGTCCGCGCGCTGGACACAGGACCCAGGCGGTCGGCCGGCAGATGGAAAAAGCACTTTTGGGGCTACATGTTTATTCTGCCGGCGGCCGTAATTTTTATTTTGTTTTTATGGACGCCAATCGTCAAAGGGCTGATCTACAGCTTTTACCATGTGGATTTTGTCAAAGGCAATGAATTTGTCGGTTTGGCCAATTACAGAACGGTTCTGCACGATCTGGACGTGTGGATCGCCGTGCGCAACACGCTGTACTATATGTTGCTGTGTGTGATCATTGGTTTTTGGGTGCCGATCGTGTTCGCCATCGCGATTTCCGAGCTCAGGCGGTTCCAGGGATTCGTCCGGGTTGCCGCCTATTTGCCATATGTGGTGCCCGCCGTCGTTCTATACGGCTTGTGGCGATGGCTGTACGACCCGATCGGGCCGATCAACGCGTTTTTGATGAACATCGGATTGAATCAAATCAACTTTATGACGGATACGAAGTGGTCGATGATTTCGCTCGTCATCATGGAGACGTGGCAGCAATTCGGGTCGGCCATGCTGATATATTTGGCCGGGATATTAAGCATCCCGCGCGATTGGTATGAAGCGGCGGAAATCGACGGAGCGGGCGTGTGGCAGCGGATTCGCTACATTACGCTGCCTTCGATGCGCAATCTGATTGCGCTTCTGTTCATTTTGCAATTGATTGCGACCTCGCAGGGATACTTGTCGCAGTACGCCATGCTGGACGGCGGCCCAAACAAGGCAACCCTGACATATGCCCTGCTGATTGTGAAATATGCCTTCAGCAGACTGGATTACGGCTCGGCGTCGGTGCTCGGCTGTCTGATGTTCCTCGTGTTAAGCGGATTGGCGATTGCGCAATACCGGCTGTCCGGAAGAAAGGAGACCGATTGATGAAGAACGTCGAACGGGGCATTTTATCCGCGCATGATTTGCGCAAACCGGTCAACAAGCTCGTCTATGCGCTGATGATTCTGGTCATCACGGTCATGGTGTGCACGATGGTTTATCCGATCCTCTCCACGTTTTTGAACGGTTTCAAGGGCAGGGTGGAGGTGAACTCGTTTCCGCCGCACCTGATTCCGGTCGAGTGGCATCCGGACAATTTCGGCCAAGGTTGGCATTACATCGATTTGGTCCTGTTTTTGCGAAATACCCTGTATATTTTTGCGGGAGACATGGTGGTGACCGTTCTCGTTCTGGGTCTGGCTTCCTTCAGTTTGTCGCGGCTAAATGTGCCTTATCGCCGGGCGATTCATTTTTTCTTTCTGACGACGCTGTTTATCCCGCCCACAACCTATATCATTCCGAACTTCGTCAATCTCAACGATCTGGGGCTGATGAACTCGTTCGCCGCTTTATGGCTGCCCGCGGGAGCCAACGCCTTCTTCCTGCTTCTGCTGAAAAGTTTTTTTGACAGCATCAATATGGAACTGTTCGAATCCGCCAGGATTGACGGCGCGTCCGAATTGAAATGCTTTTGGCAAATCGCCTTGCCGCTGTCGGTGCCGATTTTTGCCACATTGGCGATCTTCGTGTTTTCGACGGCGTGGAACGACTGGTTCTGGCCCTCGCTCATCATGCACAGCGACGATAAATATCCGTTGGCGACGGCCATTTACAAATACGTCATTCAGGCGCGCCGGCTGGACTTGAACATCCGCTTCGCGATTTTGTCGATGGTGATGGTTCCGCCGATTGCGGTTTTTCTGCTCTTTCAGAAATTCATCATCCGCGGCCTCCATTTGGGCAGCGTCAAGGGGTGACGGCGTGCGCAAAGCCAAATCGTAAAGCTGCACACAATCGAAGTAGGAATACACATCGTACGGGCGAACGGACTCCATTATGATTAGAAGTGTAATCCAAACCATATTGAGAAGGGGAGTACGCATGAGGAAGATTGCTATCATTTTTGTTTGTCTGATGGTGTTTGGTTTGGCGTTGGCCGGCTGCGGCGGCTCGCAAAAAGAAGCGGCGGACAACACCAGCCAGAGCACGGCGCAGCCGGAAGGTCAGGCGCAAGAAAAAGCGGATGACGCAAGCAACAAGAAAATTACAATCAGCATCTACTATCCGACACCCGACCAACCGGAGAGACGCGCTCTGGAGGACGACAAAATCAGACGTTTCCAGGAAAAATATCCGAACGTGGAGATTATTAAGAGCGACTGGCAGTACAACCCGAACGAAATCGGGATCAAAATGGGAGCGAACGAAGCTCCGACCCTGTTCAACACATATGCGACCGAAGGCAAGTTTTTGGCGGAAAAAGGCTGGGCCGCCGACATCACCGATTTGTTCAACAGCTACGAACATAAAGACGACATGAACCCGATTCTGCAAAACCAGTTTATCATTGACGGCAAAGTATACGGAATCGCGCAGCAAGGTTACGTGACCGGAACAGTGGTCAACAAAAAGATGCTCGAAGAAAAAGGGGTTCCGGTGCCGCCGTATGATTGGACCTGGGAAGATGTGCTGAATACGGCGAAAGCGGTAGCCGATCCGGCGAAGGGCATTTCCGGAATAGCGCCGATGGGCAAAGGCAACGAAGCCGGCTGGAACTGGACGAATTTCCTCTTTGAAGCGGGCGGGGAAATCCAGAAGGTCGAAGGCGGCAAAGTGGTAGCGATTTTCAATTCGGATGCGGGCGTCAAAGCGCTTGACTTCTACCACAGACTGCGTTGGGAAGCCCAGGCGATTCCGCAAGACTGGGCGCTCGGTTGGGGCGACGCGGTCGGCGCCTTCGCGCAAGGCAGGACGGCCATGGTAATCGCGGGTCCGGACGGTCCGGTTGACCAGGCGTTGAATCAGGGCGGTCTGAAGCCGGAGGATGTGCTCGTTTATCCGATGCCGGCGGCGGAAAAAGGCGGCAAACATACCGGCGTGCTCGGCGGCGATTTCCTTGTCATCAATCCGAACGCCACCAAAGAAGAGCAGGAAATGGCGTTCCGTTACGCGACGTTCGACTATTTCTCGGATAAAGGGCTGCAATCTCTCGAAGAGAACATTCAGGCGCGCAAGAAAGACAACAAATATTTCGTTCCGCCGACCATTCAGTACTACAAGGATGATTCTCCTTACGGACAAAAAGTGAGAGACCTTTACGCGAAATACGACAATGTCTATCAATACGATCCCGCCATTATGGGTCTGCTCGACGGCAAGCCGGAAGCGCAGTTCAATACGCAGGACTATTACGCGACGATGACCAATGTCATTCAGGAAGTTTTCTCCAAGAAAGACGTCGACCTGAAAGCGCAGCTGGACGCGGCGGCCAAACTGGTGCAGGAGAAATTCTACGATCCGATCAAAGTACAGTAAACAATCGCATAGCGTAAACCGTTAGGGCATCGTTCCTAACGGTTTTTGCTTACATAACGCGTTTCGGAAACAACTCATTATCATTTGATTGGCGGGGGAACGGGATGGATGGAATGTTGCGCAACGGCAGGTGGTATTGGGCCCTCGGGGCGGCCGTCCTGCTTATGCTGATTGCGGGAATATGGATCGCCGCGGCATTCATGCGCGGGTCGGACGTCACGTTTGAGCATGCGGACGGCCTGCTTATAATCGGCAATTCGCATTATGAGGCGGCATTTTACGACGACCATGGAGGCGTTGCCTATTTGCAGGATAAGCAGGCGTCGGGCAAACTTTCGGTCGGCAACCGCGGCGGCAACTTGTGGTGGGCGTTTATGGACGACAACTCTTCGTTCAACAGTTCGCAAGCCGACAGCTTTTCCTATGAGTGGGATGCCGGCAAGGGACGGTTGCTCCTGCATTATGGGGGAAAATTGCAGGTTGATGTGACGGCGGCATTTTCCGCCGACAGCCGGATCGCCCTGAGCGCGGTTGTAAAGAACAAAACAGCCGGCACGATCCGCTCGTTCAGGCTCCCATACGAGTTGAAGGTAGCGTCCGACCAGGTCAAGGACGGCTTGCTGCCGATGCTGCCAGGCGTCAAACTGCGCGCTGAGTTTTTCCGGGAAAACAATTCCTATGACGGACAGTATCCCGGGGTGATGTTCGCCCCGTACGTGGCGCTCAGAACGAACAACGGCAACCTGGCCGTCTATGATGTGTCTGAACACGAGGCCGCCACGATGTCGCTCGGTTTTAAAAATCAGGTGGACGATGCCGGCGTGACGGGCATTGTGCACGACTATAAGACGTTCATCAAACCGGATGCCGAATGGCGTAGTCCGCGGATTATGCTGCAGATCGGCAAAGATTATCCCGATTCGATCGAAAGCTTTAGGACGCTTGCCGGCATTTCCGCTTACCCCTCGCTGGATGAAAAGCTGGGGGACGATGAGCGGACCGTTTTTCAGCTGCCTTTTTACAAAATGGATATTTCCGCGCTCAAGGACGCCGATTGGCAGGCATTGCGGACCGATTACGCGGATCGCCTGAATTACAGCGGGATTTTGCATCTGGTTGGGTTTCAGCAAGGCGGGCATGATGAAAACTACCCCGATTTCATCCCGCCCGATCCGAAATGGGGAAGTCCGGAAGATTTTCGGGAATTTGTCCGGGACGCGCATGCCCAAGGGCATCGGGTGGTTCCCTACACCAATTTTTCCTGGTGGGGCGTGCATTCCCCGACGCTGAATTCGCTCCCGTCCGGGATTCGGCTGGAAGATATCGTAGTGCAACAGGAAAACGGAACCTTGATCAAGGAAGACTACGGCCCGCACAGCGGCTATGTGATGAATCCCAATCATCCGTTTGTGCTCGAGCGCATTGCCGAAGAACATCGCAAGCTGTTTGCGGAAGCCGGATTCGACGGCGTGTTCGAGGACCAATGGGGGATTCGCGACGTTCCGTTCCTGTATAACGAATCCGCGAGCGATGATCCGTCGACCGCTTATTTTCAAGGCGTCCGCGACTATTTCGCTTCGGTTCAGGCGCATTTGTACACGGAAGACGGCATTGACGTATTGGGCCAAGACGCGCTTGGTTTCATGGGCACCAACCTGTTGTGGGACCGGTTGGGATATCGTCCGAAAACGGCCGCGTATTCCGACTATTATCCGATGATCGGTATGCTGGAACGGGATAAAGTGATGCTGTTCCAGCACGATTTGGCGGCGGAAACGATGACCGACGATCAGGAAATGCTGCGCTGGAACCTGGCCATGGGGTACAACTTAAGCGGCGATTTGTACAACGGCGCCAACAATCCGTGGCTGGATGTGATCGGCGTATTTCAGCGATATGTGCTGGCCAATTATGTGGATGAGCGGGTTAAAAGCTTTACATCCGTTTCCCCGGCCGTGACGAAAACCGAATTCGACACGTATGCGGTGATCGCCAATTGGGACGATCGCAATCCGT
This window encodes:
- a CDS encoding sensor histidine kinase — translated: GVLIYSVYDMANRLNHLIQYRYTMEIKQKEAQLRILYQQINPHLLYNTLESIYWKSSLEGHSEAAEMIKELAKLMRIGLSRGRELITLREEMEHASAYARLQQKRYESGFRIHFRIESDTLDNLIPKITLQPLIENAIVHGVRNMGEDGEIVVSAEAADHKVIIRVEDNGYKAVDYAAIDQMLNGENAAPPLGYGLRNVHERIRLHFGAEYGLRFAPREQGGTVVTITLPECREEPPSYAG
- a CDS encoding response regulator produces the protein MYNILIVDDEPLICKGLSNLLSSAGLDIENVFTAYSGHEALDYLRMEDIDLLVTDIQMGVMSGIELMHQAKIIKPWVQTIIISAHETFQYAQLAIRLGAKDYIIKPIQGDQFLDSVRNVLLKMEKNHLDQEQLLAKLRQDFHMDEPPPAIMEVLRRLMNDPANFADFALLKERYQIDLSGPYFSVIKVRLDLARDSEGHELTDRDRALLRYASLNIINELLEKEWSHCAFYSADREISIIIQWNENNFQEQGGSKINHLDMIGRSVHHNISRYLGVSCVVGISQILKGREFLGVLNEQARKAIDWNREHNDHNVFYYGDFNLRLYADDPTSEELSAQNNTIVREAKEYIDRNYMQKGLTLQEVAQKKHVSPNYLSYLFKKYTGYNVWEYVIKQRMEESKRLLMNTDLRRYEIAEKVGYESPEHFSKIFKKYFGVSPSDMKK
- a CDS encoding sugar ABC transporter permease, coding for MNQTTVPVRALDTGPRRSAGRWKKHFWGYMFILPAAVIFILFLWTPIVKGLIYSFYHVDFVKGNEFVGLANYRTVLHDLDVWIAVRNTLYYMLLCVIIGFWVPIVFAIAISELRRFQGFVRVAAYLPYVVPAVVLYGLWRWLYDPIGPINAFLMNIGLNQINFMTDTKWSMISLVIMETWQQFGSAMLIYLAGILSIPRDWYEAAEIDGAGVWQRIRYITLPSMRNLIALLFILQLIATSQGYLSQYAMLDGGPNKATLTYALLIVKYAFSRLDYGSASVLGCLMFLVLSGLAIAQYRLSGRKETD
- a CDS encoding carbohydrate ABC transporter permease — protein: MKNVERGILSAHDLRKPVNKLVYALMILVITVMVCTMVYPILSTFLNGFKGRVEVNSFPPHLIPVEWHPDNFGQGWHYIDLVLFLRNTLYIFAGDMVVTVLVLGLASFSLSRLNVPYRRAIHFFFLTTLFIPPTTYIIPNFVNLNDLGLMNSFAALWLPAGANAFFLLLLKSFFDSINMELFESARIDGASELKCFWQIALPLSVPIFATLAIFVFSTAWNDWFWPSLIMHSDDKYPLATAIYKYVIQARRLDLNIRFAILSMVMVPPIAVFLLFQKFIIRGLHLGSVKG
- a CDS encoding extracellular solute-binding protein: MRKIAIIFVCLMVFGLALAGCGGSQKEAADNTSQSTAQPEGQAQEKADDASNKKITISIYYPTPDQPERRALEDDKIRRFQEKYPNVEIIKSDWQYNPNEIGIKMGANEAPTLFNTYATEGKFLAEKGWAADITDLFNSYEHKDDMNPILQNQFIIDGKVYGIAQQGYVTGTVVNKKMLEEKGVPVPPYDWTWEDVLNTAKAVADPAKGISGIAPMGKGNEAGWNWTNFLFEAGGEIQKVEGGKVVAIFNSDAGVKALDFYHRLRWEAQAIPQDWALGWGDAVGAFAQGRTAMVIAGPDGPVDQALNQGGLKPEDVLVYPMPAAEKGGKHTGVLGGDFLVINPNATKEEQEMAFRYATFDYFSDKGLQSLEENIQARKKDNKYFVPPTIQYYKDDSPYGQKVRDLYAKYDNVYQYDPAIMGLLDGKPEAQFNTQDYYATMTNVIQEVFSKKDVDLKAQLDAAAKLVQEKFYDPIKVQ
- a CDS encoding discoidin domain-containing protein, which codes for MDGMLRNGRWYWALGAAVLLMLIAGIWIAAAFMRGSDVTFEHADGLLIIGNSHYEAAFYDDHGGVAYLQDKQASGKLSVGNRGGNLWWAFMDDNSSFNSSQADSFSYEWDAGKGRLLLHYGGKLQVDVTAAFSADSRIALSAVVKNKTAGTIRSFRLPYELKVASDQVKDGLLPMLPGVKLRAEFFRENNSYDGQYPGVMFAPYVALRTNNGNLAVYDVSEHEAATMSLGFKNQVDDAGVTGIVHDYKTFIKPDAEWRSPRIMLQIGKDYPDSIESFRTLAGISAYPSLDEKLGDDERTVFQLPFYKMDISALKDADWQALRTDYADRLNYSGILHLVGFQQGGHDENYPDFIPPDPKWGSPEDFREFVRDAHAQGHRVVPYTNFSWWGVHSPTLNSLPSGIRLEDIVVQQENGTLIKEDYGPHSGYVMNPNHPFVLERIAEEHRKLFAEAGFDGVFEDQWGIRDVPFLYNESASDDPSTAYFQGVRDYFASVQAHLYTEDGIDVLGQDALGFMGTNLLWDRLGYRPKTAAYSDYYPMIGMLERDKVMLFQHDLAAETMTDDQEMLRWNLAMGYNLSGDLYNGANNPWLDVIGVFQRYVLANYVDERVKSFTSVSPAVTKTEFDTYAVIANWDDRNPYPLDSLVTLAPGGFDVVSDDSLVRAGSYTRFNGFDLDPGEHDLVIVRGDKDIRVFQPFGADTTLSIRKGADWAHVHAAAYTADGTKIADLPVTEDGENVTFDYIGTIFDQRVAYVQLSAAATLSEVTDVPFHKAAAKINLALEQPVESTTDTAKEFPAKQAVDGDPYTYWESMPKRFPQSLTLDLGQVREVDELVLKLPPLDAWEARDQKIEVLGSEDGQSFAVLLPSQAYTFDPKAANTVSIPLDGAKTRYLRLTIADNTGWPAAQISELEVYGQ